A window of the Campylobacter massiliensis genome harbors these coding sequences:
- a CDS encoding helix-turn-helix domain-containing protein, with protein MELLTPKQVGQILNLSQSTLTKMRSDKYKDRFNFALPFVKIGRAVRYECEAVNQAVSELKAVK; from the coding sequence ATGGAGCTATTAACGCCAAAGCAGGTAGGGCAAATTTTAAACCTATCGCAAAGCACGCTTACTAAGATGAGAAGCGACAAATACAAAGACCGCTTTAACTTCGCTTTACCCTTTGTCAAGATAGGGCGCGCCGTAAGATATGAATGCGAAGCGGTAAATCAAGCCGTAAGCGAGCTAAAGGCGGTAAAATGA
- a CDS encoding XRE family transcriptional regulator: protein MLKSDFLKRLSDLDLSVNDFANLTKLSAGSIYNWNDEKKPIPSWVEPFLMCYEKSTRYEKIKELTKDL from the coding sequence ATGCTAAAAAGCGATTTTTTAAAGAGATTGAGCGATTTGGACTTATCGGTCAATGATTTTGCAAATTTAACAAAACTAAGCGCAGGTAGTATTTACAATTGGAATGACGAAAAAAAACCTATTCCGTCTTGGGTTGAGCCGTTTTTAATGTGCTACGAAAAATCCACTCGCTACGAAAAAATCAAAGAATTAACTAAAGACCTTTAA
- a CDS encoding type II toxin-antitoxin system RelE/ParE family toxin gives MVVRRTARFNHELKAAFDFIAKDSLNRAREFRNELIAKIERTAQTPFICRKSINFNDESIRDLIFKGYVIPYLIDDEVTYVLGIYKANEWEMQ, from the coding sequence ATGGTAGTTAGACGCACAGCACGTTTTAACCACGAATTAAAAGCTGCGTTTGACTTCATAGCCAAAGACAGCCTAAACAGAGCGCGAGAGTTTAGAAACGAACTTATTGCAAAGATAGAACGCACAGCACAGACGCCTTTTATTTGTCGTAAGTCCATTAATTTTAACGATGAGAGCATTCGTGACTTGATTTTTAAAGGCTATGTGATACCTTACTTGATAGATGATGAGGTTACTTATGTGCTAGGCATTTACAAGGCTAATGAGTGGGAGATGCAATGA
- a CDS encoding virulence RhuM family protein, translating into MGDAMIDTKEQNFIIYSTGDNTVNIQILADKENETIWLNQKQIADIFEVDRTSITKHIKNILKDGELKEISVSAKISHTADDGKKYLTTFYNLDMIIAVGYRINSVKATQFRQWATSTLKEYIIKGFVLDDERLKQGNNVFNKDYFKELLERIRAIRASEKLFYEKVRELFALSVDYDKTSQTAKNFFANIQNKLEYAVTKKTSAEIIKERADHTKPNMGLTTWSGSDRGKEPIKSDVAVAKNYLYEDELNGLNRLTGMLLDYAENQAEQGKVIQMKDWDIKVDNFLIFNGYEILKGFGKFSADNAKAKAELEYTKFKELKQDDSFKDEVKRIIAKGKK; encoded by the coding sequence GTGGGAGATGCAATGATAGACACTAAAGAGCAAAATTTTATTATTTATTCAACTGGCGACAATACAGTCAATATCCAAATATTAGCCGATAAAGAGAACGAAACAATATGGCTAAATCAAAAACAAATAGCCGATATTTTTGAAGTTGATAGAACTAGCATAACAAAGCACATTAAAAATATTCTTAAAGATGGCGAATTAAAAGAGATTTCAGTTAGTGCAAAAATTTCACATACTGCAGATGATGGCAAAAAATATCTAACCACATTTTATAATCTTGATATGATAATCGCAGTAGGCTATCGTATAAACAGCGTAAAAGCAACACAGTTTAGACAATGGGCTACTAGCACGCTAAAAGAATACATCATTAAAGGCTTTGTGCTCGATGATGAGAGGCTAAAACAAGGTAATAACGTATTTAATAAAGACTACTTTAAAGAATTATTAGAACGCATACGAGCCATAAGGGCTAGTGAGAAGTTATTTTATGAAAAAGTTAGGGAGTTATTCGCGCTAAGCGTGGATTATGATAAGACATCGCAGACGGCTAAAAATTTCTTTGCTAATATCCAAAATAAACTAGAATATGCAGTAACCAAAAAGACATCGGCGGAGATTATCAAAGAGCGTGCAGACCATACAAAGCCAAATATGGGCTTAACGACTTGGAGCGGAAGCGATAGAGGCAAAGAGCCGATAAAGTCAGATGTCGCTGTAGCTAAAAATTATTTATACGAGGACGAGCTAAACGGACTTAATAGATTAACTGGCATGTTGCTTGACTATGCAGAAAACCAAGCAGAACAAGGCAAAGTAATTCAGATGAAAGATTGGGATATTAAAGTAGATAATTTTTTAATCTTTAACGGATATGAAATTCTAAAAGGCTTTGGTAAATTTAGCGCTGATAATGCAAAAGCTAAAGCAGAATTAGAATATACGAAATTTAAAGAACTAAAGCAAGATGATAGTTTTAAAGACGAAGTAAAACGAATAATTGCTAAAGGCAAAAAATAG
- a CDS encoding aspartate carbamoyltransferase, whose amino-acid sequence MEILPQITQILAETPSIAVDTIRADFRKDRRSKDGSKLDRLNLIARTYRKSWRKMDKSDWRFKTIAKKYRYDTELNLTNIFELDDLNIFYANTAQDSRHRARLEIFGLKQYGDEQTPSSLIAELLKAVGNVSSVDLCIDSSSPFDVQKLAEYFHLRRYENAFYINHTGLSSLSKFYIYDKKIKDGLKTDLWRLEATAPIIDLNKPALLPRAERLELQLRQAVRDFSQIIDTATKAQPAKLAYKAHNNKRELRA is encoded by the coding sequence GTGGAAATATTACCTCAAATTACCCAAATACTAGCTGAAACGCCTAGCATAGCCGTAGACACCATACGCGCCGATTTTCGTAAAGATAGGCGAAGCAAAGACGGATCGAAGCTTGACCGCCTGAACCTCATCGCACGGACATACCGCAAAAGTTGGCGTAAAATGGATAAAAGCGACTGGCGATTTAAAACGATTGCCAAAAAATATCGATACGACACCGAACTAAATTTGACAAATATTTTTGAGCTTGACGACCTAAATATCTTTTATGCCAATACGGCGCAAGATAGCAGGCATAGGGCGCGTTTAGAAATATTTGGGCTAAAACAATACGGCGACGAACAAACGCCCTCTAGTCTCATTGCAGAGCTTTTAAAAGCGGTTGGCAATGTTTCAAGCGTTGATTTATGCATTGACAGCTCCTCACCTTTTGACGTGCAAAAACTAGCCGAATATTTTCATCTGCGACGATATGAGAATGCTTTTTACATAAATCATACCGGGCTATCCTCGCTAAGTAAATTCTACATCTACGATAAAAAAATCAAAGACGGGTTAAAAACCGACTTATGGAGGCTAGAGGCGACCGCTCCGATCATTGATTTAAATAAACCTGCATTGCTACCTAGAGCCGAACGGCTGGAGCTACAACTGCGCCAAGCCGTGCGCGATTTCTCGCAAATAATCGACACTGCAACCAAAGCGCAGCCGGCAAAGCTCGCATACAAAGCGCACAATAACAAAAGAGAGCTAAGGGCGTAA